One Methylomonas sp. LL1 DNA window includes the following coding sequences:
- a CDS encoding Ig-like domain-containing protein yields the protein MKANISKSSGGRQLPTTLVILPSSSSAILAGRSSVDTGRNRLRNAIRLALTSTLLISGLSLAALRDHGPISSVDHFPLWYRESADAGGMAIGQCTFTDDAGNGPLCLTSTADALPDRFAGNVGDEAFFATADVVIPITGGNLLWIGHLEMAYLTADGSPPAVWSAADPQEVVFSRERIRIDLPTTGNNSCAGNYIVRTPFAVHNFTMEEGGRALFYTDDKTAIPGDFGAALKGHTGPFLKWDVGQDGVNPVSAANPAVVFTPPVGEPRKYIGDPNVEHLFVGSTIPAGPGHLEKVFNNYVEIIPPVGCDLGAGAGVPLFNDLAAISGPIWDLPIQDPITISKATYVRNNTTAALDVWAETSKQQNIVLTAANDSSQFLPSITMPEEIVGGSPTGRYHAHLEFDPAQPIPTQVTATNLSSTPASRSSSGVADAVVVTKSFYNPVTKKLCIAAHSGDETSPVPLRLDAPAYGGFANTGTESCSKVDAIDQVLEKDLDDFSPDFRIPPEGIIVQSNLGGSETSHPISLTGISDAALVTGAVSDSFDNVQGTGTTSLDLTGAAFGAAPDLVKLTAGADGTPANFRVVVVSQPTNNLGEQLGTITAPTSGGSVTYSAQEGMDASELTFYYAIQNTTDETVSNVARVDLSVDKTVPPPVGVVDRQGVFRTSLGAIIPVLDNDTTGLSNTAIDPATIEIVTTPGRGTATANANGTITYTPVGQSGTANNTIDSFTYTVANVGGARSTPITVQVALKTSTEAIAFQRVKWSGSRWDIRFTSTYAGAAGSITLAPSAQCVMSNNGAGGVNGNIGGPVLPGAGTNAYVNVATSPAAVGNTWRVTCTTSSGGSGGRTGTL from the coding sequence ATGAAAGCGAATATATCAAAAAGTTCGGGGGGCAGGCAGTTGCCAACAACCCTGGTTATCCTTCCCAGTTCATCTTCAGCTATTTTAGCTGGAAGATCGAGCGTCGATACCGGCAGGAACAGACTACGCAACGCCATTCGGCTTGCGTTAACCAGTACGCTACTCATTTCGGGCCTGTCCCTGGCGGCCCTGCGCGACCACGGCCCCATCAGTTCGGTCGACCATTTTCCCTTGTGGTATCGCGAATCAGCGGATGCGGGCGGCATGGCCATCGGCCAGTGCACCTTCACCGACGATGCGGGCAACGGTCCCCTGTGCCTGACCAGTACCGCCGATGCGCTGCCTGACCGCTTCGCCGGCAACGTCGGCGACGAAGCCTTCTTCGCCACCGCCGACGTGGTCATTCCGATCACCGGCGGCAATCTGCTGTGGATAGGTCATCTGGAAATGGCCTACCTGACCGCCGACGGTTCCCCCCCGGCGGTGTGGTCGGCCGCCGACCCGCAGGAAGTCGTATTTTCCCGCGAGCGCATCCGCATCGACCTGCCGACCACTGGCAACAATTCCTGCGCGGGTAACTACATCGTTCGCACCCCCTTCGCGGTCCACAACTTCACCATGGAAGAAGGCGGCCGCGCCCTGTTCTACACCGACGACAAGACCGCTATTCCGGGCGATTTTGGCGCCGCTTTGAAAGGCCACACCGGTCCTTTCCTGAAATGGGACGTGGGTCAGGACGGCGTCAACCCGGTCAGCGCCGCCAACCCGGCAGTGGTCTTCACGCCGCCGGTGGGCGAGCCGCGCAAGTACATCGGCGACCCCAATGTGGAACACTTATTTGTGGGCAGTACTATACCCGCCGGTCCCGGACATCTTGAAAAGGTATTCAACAACTATGTGGAAATCATTCCGCCCGTTGGTTGCGACCTTGGCGCCGGTGCCGGCGTTCCGCTATTCAATGATCTGGCCGCTATTTCCGGCCCGATCTGGGATCTGCCGATTCAGGACCCGATCACCATCAGCAAGGCCACCTATGTCCGCAACAATACGACGGCTGCCCTGGATGTCTGGGCTGAAACCAGCAAACAGCAGAACATTGTCCTGACTGCAGCCAATGACTCTTCCCAGTTTCTGCCCAGCATCACGATGCCGGAAGAAATCGTCGGCGGCAGCCCTACCGGCCGCTACCATGCTCACCTGGAGTTCGATCCGGCACAGCCGATTCCCACCCAGGTTACCGCGACCAACCTGAGCAGCACCCCGGCTTCCCGTTCATCGAGTGGGGTGGCTGATGCCGTGGTCGTCACCAAGTCGTTTTACAATCCCGTGACCAAGAAGCTATGCATCGCCGCCCATTCCGGCGACGAGACCAGCCCGGTGCCGTTGAGACTGGATGCCCCGGCCTATGGTGGATTCGCCAACACCGGGACCGAAAGCTGCTCTAAAGTGGATGCCATTGACCAGGTGCTGGAGAAGGATTTGGACGACTTTAGTCCTGATTTCCGAATCCCGCCTGAAGGCATTATCGTGCAGTCCAATCTGGGGGGCAGCGAAACCAGCCATCCGATCAGTTTAACCGGCATCAGCGACGCGGCTTTGGTGACCGGCGCGGTTAGCGATAGCTTCGACAATGTACAAGGCACCGGCACGACCAGTCTGGATCTGACCGGCGCGGCCTTCGGCGCGGCGCCCGATCTGGTCAAGTTAACCGCCGGCGCGGATGGCACTCCAGCGAACTTCCGCGTCGTGGTAGTTAGCCAGCCTACGAATAACCTGGGCGAGCAGCTTGGCACCATTACGGCACCCACTAGCGGCGGCAGCGTGACCTATAGCGCTCAAGAGGGCATGGATGCGTCCGAGCTGACCTTCTACTACGCCATCCAAAATACCACCGACGAGACGGTTTCCAACGTTGCCAGGGTAGATCTGAGCGTGGATAAGACCGTACCGCCGCCGGTGGGCGTGGTTGACCGTCAGGGTGTATTCCGCACCAGTCTTGGGGCAATTATTCCGGTTCTGGACAACGATACGACCGGCCTGAGCAATACCGCTATCGATCCGGCCACGATCGAGATCGTAACAACACCGGGCCGCGGCACGGCAACCGCCAACGCCAACGGCACCATCACCTACACGCCGGTGGGCCAAAGCGGAACCGCCAACAACACCATCGACAGCTTTACCTATACGGTAGCCAACGTTGGAGGCGCACGTTCAACCCCCATCACGGTGCAAGTGGCTCTGAAAACCTCGACCGAGGCTATAGCCTTCCAACGCGTGAAATGGTCCGGCAGCCGTTGGGATATCCGCTTCACCAGCACCTACGCCGGTGCGGCCGGCTCCATCACCCTGGCTCCCAGTGCGCAATGCGTGATGAGTAACAATGGTGCCGGTGGTGTAAATGGCAACATTGGTGGTCCCGTGTTGCCTGGTGCCGGTACCAATGCTTACGTGAATGTCGCAACATCGCCGGCTGCTGTCGGCAATACCTGGAGGGTCACCTGTACTACTTCCAGCGGCGGTTCGGGTGGCCGTACCGGAACGCTGTAA